From one Formosa sediminum genomic stretch:
- a CDS encoding M28 family peptidase — translation MKKIFVLLALSISYYAIGQTDEEVLKEIYKSALVEGESYNWLETLSQDIGGRLSGSLNAERAVDWGKEELDQLGLDKVWLQPVMVPKWVRGAKEFAYIKTGNGETTNVNICALGGSVSTNPLGLTASVVEVKNFEELAALGEAGVKGKIVFYNRPMQADLISTFEAYGGCVDQRYMGAVQAAKYGAAGVIVRSMNLRVDDFPHAGSMTYGDLPAEKRIPSAAISTRDANLLSSMLKLDSSLQFYFKQNCKQLADVKSYNVIGEITGSQYPDEYIIVGGHLDSWDLGDGSHDDGAGIVQSMEVLRLFKTLNIKPKHSLRVVMFMNEENGLRGATEYAKVANQKGEKHVVSLESDAGGFTPRGFSFDCTDDTFKKVLNWKPLFKPYLIHYFEQGGAGADVGPLKTDNNVTVGLRPDSQRYFDHHHAANDTFDAVNKRELELGAATMASLVYLFDNHGI, via the coding sequence AAAAAAATATTTGTCTTACTTGCTTTAAGTATAAGTTATTATGCCATTGGACAAACTGATGAAGAAGTATTAAAAGAAATATATAAGTCGGCTTTAGTCGAAGGTGAAAGTTATAATTGGTTAGAAACTTTGTCGCAAGATATAGGCGGTCGCTTATCGGGATCTTTAAATGCAGAACGCGCGGTGGACTGGGGTAAGGAAGAGTTAGACCAATTGGGTTTAGATAAAGTCTGGTTACAACCCGTAATGGTACCAAAATGGGTACGTGGCGCTAAAGAATTTGCATATATAAAAACAGGAAATGGAGAAACTACTAATGTTAATATTTGTGCGTTAGGAGGATCGGTGTCTACTAACCCTTTAGGATTAACTGCTTCTGTAGTTGAAGTTAAAAACTTTGAAGAATTGGCAGCATTAGGTGAAGCAGGTGTTAAAGGAAAAATAGTGTTTTATAACAGACCAATGCAAGCCGATTTAATTAGTACGTTCGAGGCTTATGGCGGTTGCGTAGATCAACGTTATATGGGGGCTGTGCAAGCTGCAAAATATGGTGCCGCAGGAGTTATTGTTAGATCCATGAATTTAAGAGTAGACGATTTTCCGCATGCAGGAAGTATGACTTATGGCGATTTACCTGCAGAGAAACGTATCCCATCTGCAGCTATAAGCACTAGAGATGCTAACTTATTAAGTAGCATGTTAAAATTAGATAGTTCACTTCAATTTTATTTTAAACAAAACTGTAAACAACTAGCAGATGTAAAATCTTATAATGTGATTGGAGAGATCACAGGATCTCAATATCCAGATGAATATATTATCGTTGGGGGACATTTAGATTCTTGGGATTTAGGAGATGGGTCTCACGATGACGGGGCAGGAATTGTACAGTCTATGGAAGTGTTACGCTTATTTAAAACTTTAAATATTAAACCTAAACACAGTCTTCGTGTGGTTATGTTTATGAATGAAGAAAATGGTTTAAGAGGAGCTACAGAATATGCAAAAGTAGCAAATCAAAAAGGCGAAAAACATGTAGTGTCCCTTGAAAGTGATGCTGGTGGGTTTACACCAAGAGGTTTTAGTTTTGATTGTACCGATGATACATTTAAGAAGGTTTTAAATTGGAAACCGTTATTTAAGCCGTATTTAATCCATTATTTCGAACAAGGCGGAGCCGGAGCAGATGTAGGTCCGTTAAAAACAGATAATAATGTAACGGTAGGATTACGACCAGATTCTCAACGTTATTTTGACCATCATCACGCAGCTAACGATACCTTTGATGCAGTTAATAAAAGGGAATTAGAATTAGGTGCGGCAACCATGGCATCATTAGTGTATTTGTTTGATAACCATGGTATTTAA
- the nadA gene encoding quinolinate synthase NadA — protein MTNMDSVKESIKELGYIPMLETSQEIDYVAEIKRLKEEKNAVILAHYYQEPAIQDLADYVGDSLGLSYKAAETDADLIVFAGVHFMAETAKILNPTKKVILPDLNAGCSLADSCSAEDLATFKKKYPGHIVITYVNTSAEVKAISDICCTSSNAKKIVDSVPLDQPIIFAPDKNLGAWVQKETGRDMVLWDGACIVHEAFSMDKLLAVHKENPKARIIAHPESEAHLLKIAEYVGSTAGLINYVKTNPANEFIVATEAGILHEMQKEVPNKTLIPAPAKENNTCACSECAYMKMNTLQKLYTCMKYELPEVHVDKAIQEKALLPIQRMLEIS, from the coding sequence ATAACAAATATGGATTCTGTAAAAGAAAGTATAAAAGAGTTGGGATATATTCCAATGTTGGAAACCTCACAGGAGATTGATTATGTCGCAGAGATTAAGAGACTTAAAGAAGAGAAGAATGCTGTTATTTTGGCACATTATTATCAAGAACCAGCTATTCAAGATTTAGCAGATTATGTAGGAGATAGTTTAGGGTTGTCTTATAAAGCAGCAGAAACCGATGCCGATTTAATAGTGTTTGCTGGGGTACATTTTATGGCCGAAACTGCTAAGATTTTAAATCCGACTAAAAAAGTAATTTTACCAGATTTAAATGCAGGTTGCTCTTTAGCAGATTCTTGTTCTGCAGAAGATTTAGCAACGTTTAAGAAAAAGTATCCTGGGCATATTGTTATTACATATGTAAACACTTCTGCAGAAGTAAAAGCAATTAGCGATATATGTTGTACATCTTCCAATGCAAAAAAAATTGTAGATTCAGTACCATTAGATCAACCTATAATTTTTGCTCCAGATAAAAACTTAGGTGCTTGGGTACAAAAAGAAACAGGCAGAGATATGGTTTTATGGGATGGAGCTTGTATTGTACATGAAGCTTTTTCAATGGATAAATTATTGGCTGTACATAAAGAAAATCCAAAAGCAAGAATTATTGCACACCCAGAATCGGAGGCTCATTTATTAAAAATAGCTGAATATGTGGGCTCTACAGCAGGCCTTATTAATTATGTAAAAACGAATCCAGCAAACGAGTTTATTGTAGCTACCGAAGCAGGTATTTTACATGAAATGCAAAAAGAAGTACCTAATAAAACATTAATTCCAGCACCAGCAAAAGAAAATAATACTTGTGCTTGTAGTGAATGTGCTTATATGAAAATGAATACACTTCAAAAATTATACACGTGTATGAAATATGAGTTGCCAGAAGTTCACGTAGATAAGGCGATTCAAGAAAAAGCATTACTACCTATTCAACGTATGTTAGAAATCTCTTAA